The segment CGCTTCGTTTTCGGGCAAGGCCCGGGGAGGCCGCAGCCTCCCCCGGCGTCTTCCTGCGGTTCCCTACCCGGCCACGTCCTTCAGGTTCTTGGCCAGGTCCGCCAGGGTGTTCACGTCGCTCGACGAGCTGTCCACGGCCTGGGTGGTCTCGTCCGCGATGCGCGAGATGTCCGCGATGCTGCGGTTGATCTCCTCGGAGGTGGCGGACTGCTGCTCCGCGGCCGAGGCGATGGAGTGCACGCGGTCCGTGGTCTGGCTCACGAGGCGCACGATCTCGCCCAGGGCCTCACCGGACTTGGAGGCCAGCTCCGTGGCGCGTTCCACGGCCTTGGCCGCGCCTTCCACGTCGTTCACGTTGCGGCGCGCCCCGTCCTGGATGGACTTGATGGCCTCGCCGACCTCCTTGGTGGCGGTCATGGTCTTCTCGGCCAGCTTTCTCACCTCGTCCGCGACCACGGCGAAGCCGCGGCCCGCGTCGCCCGCGCGCGCCGCCTCGATGGCCGCGTTCAGCGCCAGCAGGTTGGTCTGGTCCGCGATGTCGGTGATCACGTTCATGATCCGGCCGATGCCCTCGGCCTGCTTGCCGAGCTCGCCCATGCCCGCCTTCATGGCCAGGGCCTGCTCGCGCACCTGGGCGATGGCGGTCACGGCGTCGGCCACGATCTTGGCGCCCGCCTCGGCGCGGGTGCGGGCGTCGCCCGCGAACTCGGCGGTCTCGGCGGCGTTCTTGGCCACCTCCATGACCGTGGAGTTCATCTCGTTCATGGCGCTGGCCGTGCTCATGATGTGGTCGCGCTGGCGTCCGGAGCCCGCCACGATCTGGGTGAAGGCGGCGGACAGGTGCTCGGCCGTGGAGGCCACGTGCACGGCGGCCTCGGAGGTCTGGGCGTTGATGCGCTCCACGCGCTCCATGTTCTGCTTGAGGACGTCCTCCTGCAGGACCATGTCGGTCACGTCGCGCGCGACCTCCACGTAGCCGACCTTGTTGCCGTGGCAGTCCTTGACCACGTCGCCCATGGGGTTGATGTAGTGCGGCTTCTCGGGCGTGCCGATGTTGATGATCTCCGCCTCGAAGGAGCCCTGGATCTTCTTGGCCTGGTGGATGGGGCAGTTCTCGGTGCCGCAGGCCGGGGTCTTGAAGAGGTCGGCGCAGCGGTACTGCTTCAGCTCGGCCATGGAGTGGCCCAGCAGCTTCTCGGTGGCCGTGTTGGCCATGAGCATCTTGTAGTCGTCGTCCACGGCGAAGATGGGGTCGGGCACGGCGTTCAGCATGTTCACGTAGCC is part of the Desulfovibrio sp. X2 genome and harbors:
- a CDS encoding methyl-accepting chemotaxis protein → MGIRLKFLLPLLISVLVLGTASYIVVNRQLDDLASMTVHDRVAAKAAEVQNGIDQAADSALELAASFSQLPDVIDAYRTALSGNIDDENDPQAQAAREMLRAKLSGAASGYKAIMGKDLELHFHLSNARSLVRLWRKKNSKVDGKWVDVSDDLKSFRPTVVEVNKTGRPVKGIEVGRGGFAIRGLAPVMDENGKQLGSVEALASFDKVLENAAGKDGKSLLLYMNSSLLSIATRLQDPSKNPVLDGKFVLVSGGVDSPAAKLVDVGLLTRGAQDLSVENKGSTGLAAFPIKDFKGDQIGVVVYSLDLAPVQGIMGDVSKVLVGVLLAVLLVPGIMVWLLVGGYVVRPVNGIVGLIKDIAQDKADLKQELAVRQNDEIGDLATWFNRLMKKIDNIMCEAEGYVNMLNAVPDPIFAVDDDYKMLMANTATEKLLGHSMAELKQYRCADLFKTPACGTENCPIHQAKKIQGSFEAEIINIGTPEKPHYINPMGDVVKDCHGNKVGYVEVARDVTDMVLQEDVLKQNMERVERINAQTSEAAVHVASTAEHLSAAFTQIVAGSGRQRDHIMSTASAMNEMNSTVMEVAKNAAETAEFAGDARTRAEAGAKIVADAVTAIAQVREQALAMKAGMGELGKQAEGIGRIMNVITDIADQTNLLALNAAIEAARAGDAGRGFAVVADEVRKLAEKTMTATKEVGEAIKSIQDGARRNVNDVEGAAKAVERATELASKSGEALGEIVRLVSQTTDRVHSIASAAEQQSATSEEINRSIADISRIADETTQAVDSSSSDVNTLADLAKNLKDVAG